In Verrucomicrobiia bacterium, the following are encoded in one genomic region:
- a CDS encoding choice-of-anchor D domain-containing protein — protein sequence MTKDKEQAGKPKVLHVAPRHVLKPQSTASTNQASFQQPNNQTAGVSPQPLIAQTVSPTINFTAATFNDCSGWPPDTMGAVGPTQFIIALNGRVRSFDKTTGSKDGAIDVTTDIFFNSVMTPGSNFTTDPRIRYDRLCGRWFITMIDVPGQKGTLPNRVMMAMSDSSIITAGTVWTFFQFQQDQVGTAPNSDTGDFADYPTLGIDANALYVGVSIFNSSGTFVNTTAFVIQKSSLLSGGPIQVTAFRGLISGSGPFTVHGADNYDAAATEGYLIGVDASSTSQLDLLRVSNPGSSSVSLSASIPISVTTWGPPINVTVQGSSTAIDGLDDRLLAAHFRNGSLWTSHNVGVTGSGSVGSRRQSADRNGVQWFQLTGIPTGQTPAVVQSGIVYQNGSVGSQSFWMGTIMVSGQGHAALDFTTAGPTNYLDAATTGRLVGDSLGTMNTPVSYTASTSAYNPTDGSTPHRWGDYSFTSLDPDDDMTMWTIQEWCAFSGNGFGVQVAKLLAPPPAAPLSCSPNTVTQGVASVSVSITGSTANGAGFFDPGTGFSNRLALAINGGGVTVNSLTYNNPSNITAVLDIAANATTGSRPIAVTNPDGQSATSASGLLTIAPGSSPPQLTLSPPAFAFGQVVISQTSTQTFQVVNTGNLSLTGSAATTSPFSISSGSPFTIAGGQTGLVQVSFSPTTATFSSNVVVFTSNGGNSTNTVTGSGVTPAQLAVAPVSLNFGIVAVGSSSQSSFVITNEGGAAITNGVAAVSGGPFSILSGTPFSLAGFGWTNLVIRFAPASAASFSNAVVLTSNGGDSSNSLTGVGAIPPVAAFSGSPTSGVAPLTVSFTDTSTGTITNRFWAFGDGATTNTTAVSLNHTYATASTNTVSLTVTGPVGTNTLTQANYIVATNLPPPELTVSPASLSFGTLVIGQTNTQSFQLVNSGGLNLTGSVTATLPFSINGGTPFNISPGQTGLVQVSFSPASAGSFSNGAVFVSNGGDSTNALTGSGETPPQLAIAPGGLDFGIVSVGSSSQASFVITNEGGAAITNGVATISGGPFTIVSGTPLTLPGFGSTNLVIQFAPTSAASFSNTVVVSSNGGDSTNSLTGVGAVWPVAGFTASPTSGIVPLAVSFTDTSTGTITNRFWAFGDGATTNTTAVNLNHTYVTASTNSVTLTVTGPVGTNTLIQANYIVATNLPPPQLTLSPASLSFGSLVIGQTNTQTFQLVNSGGLTLTGSVATTLPFTIGSGTPYNIAPGQTGLVQVSFSPTSSGNFSNTAVFLSNGGDSTNALTGSAATPPHLAIAPGGLDFGTVAVGSSLQASFVITNEGGGAITNGAATVSGGPFSILSGTPFILPGFGSTNLVVQFAPASAADFSNMVVITSNGGNSTNSLTGVGAIPPIAGFSGSPTTGLAPLTVSFTDTSAGTITNRFWVFGDGASTNTTAVSLNHTYVSAGTNTVTLTVTGPVGTNTFTQANYIVATNLPPPQLTLSPALLSFGTLVIGQTNTQSFQLVNSGGLTLTGSVSAILPFALSSGSPFNIAPGQTGLVQVTFSPTSAGSFSNAAVFASNGGDSTNALTGSGLTPPQLATTPASLDFGIVAVGSSLQASFVITNEGGAAITNGAATVSGGPFSILSGTPFTLPGFGSTNLVVQFAPPSAANFSNLVVLTSNGGNSTNSLMGVGAIPPVAGFSGSPISGLAPLTVTFTDTSTGTITNRFWAFGDGATTNTAAVNLNHTYATASTNSVTLTVTGPVRTNTLTQANYIVATNPPPPQLTLSPASLSFGSLVIGQTNTQTFQLVNSGGLTLTGSVATTSPFAIRSGAAFDIAPSQTGLVQVTFNPTSAGSFSNAAVFISNGGDSTNALTGSAVTPPQLGIKPFSLDFGAVAVGSTSQASFVITNEGGAAITNGIATVGNGTFSILSGTPFTLAGFGSTNLVVQFAPASEANFSNVVVLSSNGGNSTNSLTGLGAIPPVASFTGSPTSGLAPLTVSFTDASTGTITNRLWSFGDGTSTNTAAVSLNHTYASAGTNTVTLTVSGALGTDGLAQAAFIEVTNLGPVTITIQLLNSQVQLLWSGGTLQSAPRPAGPFTNVSGAISPYIIPLPAGTQFFRVQVN from the coding sequence GTGACCAAAGACAAAGAGCAGGCCGGCAAACCGAAGGTGCTGCACGTTGCGCCTCGGCATGTCCTCAAACCGCAGAGCACCGCATCAACCAATCAAGCCAGCTTCCAGCAACCGAACAATCAAACCGCGGGGGTGTCCCCTCAACCGCTCATTGCGCAGACCGTCAGCCCCACGATCAATTTTACGGCGGCAACTTTCAATGATTGCTCGGGCTGGCCGCCCGATACGATGGGGGCTGTGGGCCCGACTCAATTCATTATCGCGCTCAATGGGCGGGTGCGCTCGTTCGACAAAACAACCGGGTCGAAAGATGGAGCCATTGATGTCACCACAGATATATTCTTCAACTCGGTGATGACTCCAGGGTCCAATTTCACCACCGACCCGCGAATCCGTTATGATCGGCTCTGCGGGCGTTGGTTTATCACAATGATCGATGTCCCCGGCCAGAAGGGGACACTGCCCAATCGTGTGATGATGGCCATGAGCGACTCGAGCATCATCACCGCCGGCACGGTCTGGACCTTCTTTCAATTTCAGCAGGACCAGGTCGGAACGGCCCCGAATTCGGACACGGGGGATTTTGCCGATTACCCGACGCTGGGGATAGATGCCAATGCGCTGTATGTGGGTGTGAGTATCTTCAACAGTTCAGGCACTTTCGTCAATACGACGGCCTTTGTGATTCAGAAGAGTTCACTCCTCAGCGGGGGTCCCATCCAGGTGACGGCCTTTCGCGGGCTTATCTCGGGCAGCGGACCTTTCACCGTGCATGGCGCCGACAATTACGACGCTGCAGCGACGGAAGGCTATCTGATTGGGGTCGATGCTTCCAGCACCAGCCAACTGGACTTGCTGCGGGTATCAAACCCCGGAAGCTCGAGCGTCTCTCTTTCGGCCAGTATTCCCATTTCGGTGACTACCTGGGGCCCGCCTATCAATGTGACGGTTCAAGGCTCTTCTACAGCTATTGACGGGCTGGATGACCGCTTATTGGCGGCGCATTTTCGGAATGGTTCGTTATGGACTTCGCACAACGTGGGGGTCACTGGCAGCGGCAGCGTTGGGTCGCGGCGCCAATCGGCGGACAGGAATGGGGTTCAATGGTTTCAGTTAACGGGCATCCCGACGGGCCAAACGCCCGCGGTGGTCCAATCGGGCATCGTTTATCAGAACGGCTCGGTAGGAAGCCAGAGCTTCTGGATGGGGACGATCATGGTCTCCGGCCAGGGTCATGCCGCGCTGGACTTTACCACAGCGGGTCCGACGAACTACCTCGACGCAGCGACGACTGGCCGGCTGGTGGGCGACAGCCTCGGCACAATGAACACGCCCGTCAGCTATACCGCCAGCACCTCGGCCTACAACCCCACGGATGGCTCAACCCCGCATCGTTGGGGCGACTACTCATTCACGAGCCTCGACCCGGATGATGATATGACGATGTGGACAATCCAGGAGTGGTGCGCATTTTCCGGAAACGGCTTCGGGGTTCAGGTGGCAAAATTGTTGGCGCCCCCGCCTGCAGCGCCCCTGAGCTGCAGCCCGAACACAGTGACCCAGGGCGTCGCCAGCGTGAGCGTCTCGATTACCGGCTCGACGGCGAATGGCGCCGGCTTTTTTGATCCTGGCACGGGCTTTTCCAACCGCCTTGCGCTTGCGATTAATGGGGGCGGAGTCACTGTAAACAGCTTAACCTACAATAATCCGAGCAATATCACCGCGGTGTTGGATATTGCAGCCAATGCGACGACGGGTTCACGCCCGATCGCCGTTACCAATCCGGATGGCCAATCAGCCACCAGCGCCTCAGGGCTCCTGACGATTGCTCCCGGCTCCAGCCCTCCTCAGTTGACTCTCAGCCCGCCCGCTTTCGCCTTCGGACAGGTAGTCATCAGCCAAACCAGCACGCAGACCTTTCAGGTGGTCAACACAGGCAATCTGAGTCTGACTGGCTCGGCGGCAACGACTTCGCCCTTCAGCATCAGCAGTGGCAGCCCTTTTACAATCGCTGGAGGCCAAACTGGGCTGGTGCAGGTAAGTTTCAGCCCCACTACAGCCACCTTTTCGAGCAACGTGGTTGTGTTTACCAGCAACGGCGGCAACAGCACCAACACCGTTACCGGTTCGGGGGTTACCCCGGCCCAACTGGCGGTAGCTCCCGTCAGTTTAAACTTTGGAATCGTCGCAGTGGGTTCGAGTTCGCAATCGAGCTTCGTCATCACGAATGAAGGCGGGGCGGCTATCACCAACGGTGTCGCAGCCGTTAGCGGCGGCCCATTCAGCATCCTATCCGGCACACCATTTAGCCTGGCGGGTTTTGGTTGGACTAACCTTGTCATTCGTTTTGCGCCAGCTAGCGCGGCCAGCTTCAGCAACGCAGTCGTTCTGACGAGCAATGGCGGCGATAGCAGTAATTCCCTGACAGGGGTTGGAGCAATCCCGCCGGTCGCTGCGTTTAGTGGCAGTCCCACCAGCGGTGTTGCGCCCCTAACGGTCTCCTTTACCGATACCTCCACCGGCACGATTACCAACCGTTTCTGGGCATTTGGCGATGGGGCCACAACCAACACGACCGCTGTGAGCCTCAACCATACCTACGCCACGGCCAGCACCAACACCGTCTCGCTCACCGTTACCGGTCCGGTTGGAACCAACACGCTAACCCAGGCCAATTATATCGTGGCGACGAACCTGCCGCCGCCGGAGTTGACCGTGAGCCCGGCGTCGTTGAGCTTCGGGACGCTGGTGATTGGACAGACCAATACACAGAGTTTCCAACTGGTTAATTCCGGTGGGCTCAACCTGACTGGATCGGTTACCGCCACGTTGCCGTTCAGCATTAACGGCGGCACGCCTTTCAACATTTCGCCCGGTCAAACGGGGTTGGTGCAGGTCAGCTTCAGCCCGGCCAGCGCCGGCAGCTTCAGCAACGGGGCTGTATTTGTCAGCAACGGGGGCGACAGCACCAATGCACTTACCGGCTCCGGAGAGACGCCGCCGCAATTGGCCATTGCGCCGGGCGGTCTGGATTTTGGCATCGTGTCGGTAGGCTCAAGTTCGCAGGCTAGTTTTGTAATCACTAATGAGGGCGGGGCAGCCATAACCAACGGTGTCGCCACAATCAGCGGCGGGCCATTCACTATCGTGTCGGGCACGCCATTGACGCTGCCGGGGTTTGGCTCAACCAATCTCGTTATCCAGTTCGCGCCCACCAGCGCAGCCAGCTTCAGCAACACCGTTGTCGTTTCGAGCAATGGCGGCGACAGCACCAATTCACTGACAGGGGTTGGCGCGGTCTGGCCCGTGGCGGGCTTTACCGCCAGTCCCACTAGCGGCATTGTGCCGCTGGCGGTCTCGTTTACTGATACTTCCACCGGCACGATTACCAACCGCTTCTGGGCATTTGGAGATGGCGCGACCACCAACACCACAGCGGTGAACCTCAACCATACTTACGTCACGGCTAGCACCAATTCCGTTACCCTCACCGTTACAGGTCCGGTTGGAACCAATACCCTGATCCAGGCCAATTATATCGTGGCGACGAACCTGCCGCCGCCGCAATTGACCCTCAGCCCGGCCTCGTTGAGCTTTGGCTCTCTCGTGATCGGCCAGACCAACACACAGACGTTCCAACTGGTTAATTCCGGTGGGCTGACTCTTACTGGGTCAGTTGCGACCACCTTGCCTTTCACTATCGGCAGCGGCACGCCATATAACATCGCGCCCGGCCAAACCGGGTTGGTTCAAGTCAGCTTCAGCCCGACCAGTTCGGGGAATTTCAGCAACACGGCTGTGTTTCTCAGCAACGGGGGCGATAGCACCAATGCGCTCACCGGTTCCGCAGCAACGCCGCCGCACCTGGCGATTGCGCCGGGCGGCCTGGATTTTGGGACTGTGGCGGTGGGCTCAAGTTTGCAGGCCAGCTTTGTGATCACCAATGAAGGCGGGGGGGCCATCACCAACGGGGCTGCAACCGTGAGTGGCGGACCGTTCAGCATTTTGTCGGGCACGCCGTTTATACTGCCTGGGTTTGGCTCAACGAATCTCGTTGTGCAATTTGCGCCGGCCAGTGCGGCTGACTTCAGCAACATGGTTGTGATCACGAGCAATGGGGGCAACAGCACCAATTCGCTAACAGGAGTGGGAGCCATCCCGCCTATAGCCGGCTTTAGCGGCAGTCCCACCACAGGCCTTGCGCCACTGACAGTGTCGTTTACTGATACTTCCGCCGGCACGATTACGAACCGTTTTTGGGTATTTGGGGATGGGGCCAGCACCAACACCACCGCTGTGAGCCTCAACCATACGTATGTCTCTGCCGGCACCAACACCGTCACGCTCACCGTCACCGGCCCTGTTGGAACCAATACATTCACCCAGGCGAATTATATCGTTGCGACCAACCTGCCGCCCCCGCAATTGACCTTAAGTCCGGCTTTGCTGAGCTTTGGGACCCTGGTTATTGGACAGACCAATACGCAAAGCTTCCAACTGGTTAATTCCGGCGGTCTCACGCTGACCGGATCGGTTAGCGCCATCTTGCCTTTCGCCCTTAGCAGCGGCTCGCCGTTTAATATCGCACCTGGCCAAACCGGGTTGGTGCAGGTCACCTTCAGCCCGACCAGTGCCGGCAGCTTCAGCAACGCAGCAGTCTTTGCCAGCAACGGCGGCGACAGCACCAATGCGCTTACCGGCTCCGGACTGACGCCGCCGCAATTGGCGACTACACCAGCGAGTCTGGATTTTGGCATCGTGGCGGTGGGCTCAAGTTTGCAGGCCAGTTTTGTGATCACCAATGAAGGCGGGGCTGCTATCACCAACGGGGCTGCAACCGTCAGCGGCGGACCATTCAGCATTTTGTCGGGCACGCCGTTCACACTGCCTGGGTTTGGTTCAACCAATCTCGTTGTGCAGTTCGCGCCCCCCAGCGCCGCAAACTTTAGCAACTTGGTTGTGCTCACGAGCAATGGGGGCAACAGCACCAATTCGCTAATGGGAGTGGGAGCCATCCCGCCGGTAGCCGGCTTTAGCGGCAGTCCTATTAGTGGCCTTGCGCCGCTGACGGTCACGTTCACTGACACTTCGACCGGCACGATTACCAACCGGTTCTGGGCCTTTGGCGATGGCGCCACGACCAACACGGCCGCTGTGAACCTCAATCATACCTACGCCACGGCTAGCACCAACAGCGTCACTCTCACCGTTACAGGCCCGGTTAGAACCAACACGCTAACCCAGGCCAATTACATCGTGGCGACGAACCCGCCTCCGCCGCAATTGACCCTGAGCCCGGCCTCGTTGAGCTTTGGGTCCCTCGTGATCGGCCAGACCAATACACAGACATTCCAACTGGTTAATTCCGGCGGGCTGACTCTTACTGGTTCTGTTGCCACCACTTCGCCTTTTGCCATCAGGAGCGGCGCGGCCTTTGATATCGCACCTAGCCAAACCGGGTTGGTGCAGGTCACCTTCAACCCGACCAGCGCCGGCAGCTTCAGCAACGCGGCTGTGTTTATCAGCAACGGCGGCGACAGCACCAATGCGCTCACCGGCTCCGCAGTGACACCGCCGCAATTGGGGATTAAACCGTTCAGCCTGGATTTTGGGGCTGTGGCAGTCGGTTCAACTTCGCAGGCCAGTTTTGTGATTACCAATGAAGGCGGGGCAGCTATCACCAATGGCATAGCAACCGTCGGCAATGGTACGTTCAGCATTTTGTCGGGGACACCCTTTACCTTGGCGGGGTTTGGTTCAACCAATCTCGTGGTGCAGTTTGCCCCTGCCAGCGAGGCCAACTTTAGCAACGTGGTTGTCCTTTCGAGCAATGGGGGCAACAGTACCAATTCCCTGACAGGTCTTGGAGCAATCCCGCCTGTGGCAAGCTTTACCGGCAGCCCCACCAGCGGCCTTGCGCCGCTGACGGTCTCCTTTACCGACGCGTCCACCGGCACGATTACCAACCGGCTCTGGTCATTTGGCGATGGGACCAGCACCAACACCGCCGCGGTGAGCCTCAACCATACCTATGCCTCTGCCGGCACCAATACCGTCACGTTGACCGTTAGCGGCGCCCTTGGCACCGATGGTCTGGCCCAAGCAGCTTTTATCGAGGTGACAAACCTTGGACCCGTTACGATTACCATCCAGCTTTTGAACAGTCAGGTGCAGCTTCTCTGGTCGGGCGGCACGCTCCAATCGGCTCCCCGCCCTGCGGGGCCTTTCACCAATGTTTCCGGTGCGATCTCACCCTACATCATCCCTCTACCGGCAGGGACGCAGTTCTTCCGGGTGCAGGTCAATTAA
- a CDS encoding NADPH-dependent assimilatory sulfite reductase hemoprotein subunit — MISASQSIKLARNEGLKENNPLLCGTIAQTLADSATDRFSEDDYEFLKFHGIYQQDDRDQRKIGKHYMLMVRTKFPGGVLSAPQYVACDELTGQYGNNTMRITTRQDFQFHGILKGNLRQSMKHLNEALVTTIAACGDVERNVMAPPTPATSPLVDQVLAEARALSGKLAPKTPAYHTIWIEGKELDLTTESSAEFVDPLYGKTYLPRKFKTCFAIPPLNDVDVFTNDLGYIVIEEPGRLAGYNLLAGGGLGMSHGNAQTFPRLADVVGFIRPEHLEVMTKAVITIHRDFGDRTNRKHARLKYIIEERGVDWFRIELEQRTGIKVEPARPFQFTKQGDLLGWNQQTNGNFFLGLFVENGRIKDFDGYRLKSGLRRVIEQFKPEVRLTPSQNILLVNVKPEQRAAIEQTLAEHGVSVANPFSRTRLASMACPALPTCGLALAESERVLPGILTQIERLQAELNIPQEELIVRMTGCPNGCARPYTAEIAFVGKGPNKYQIYLGGNEASTRLNRVYKDSVKSDDLIAEVRAVLVRYLQERQPVERLGDFCRRVIWAEPALAGQPAH; from the coding sequence ATGATTTCAGCAAGTCAATCTATTAAACTCGCTCGCAATGAGGGACTTAAGGAAAATAATCCGCTGCTTTGCGGGACAATCGCTCAAACATTGGCAGATTCTGCCACAGACCGTTTTTCGGAGGACGATTACGAGTTTCTGAAGTTTCATGGGATTTATCAGCAGGATGATCGGGACCAGCGGAAAATAGGCAAGCATTACATGCTGATGGTGCGCACGAAATTTCCTGGGGGTGTGCTGAGCGCTCCACAGTACGTGGCGTGCGACGAATTAACCGGCCAATACGGGAACAATACCATGCGGATAACGACCCGGCAGGACTTCCAATTCCATGGCATTCTCAAAGGGAATTTGCGCCAAAGCATGAAGCATTTGAACGAGGCGCTGGTAACGACGATTGCGGCCTGCGGCGATGTCGAGCGCAACGTGATGGCACCACCCACGCCTGCCACCAGTCCGCTGGTGGACCAAGTCCTGGCTGAGGCGCGAGCGCTTTCGGGCAAACTGGCGCCCAAGACGCCGGCCTATCACACAATATGGATTGAGGGCAAGGAATTGGACCTCACGACCGAAAGCAGCGCCGAGTTTGTTGACCCGCTCTACGGCAAAACGTATCTGCCGCGCAAGTTTAAGACCTGTTTTGCCATCCCACCGCTGAACGACGTGGATGTATTCACCAATGACTTGGGCTACATAGTAATCGAAGAGCCAGGGCGGTTGGCCGGCTACAATCTCCTGGCAGGGGGCGGCTTGGGGATGTCCCACGGCAACGCGCAGACCTTCCCCCGCCTTGCGGATGTGGTGGGGTTTATCCGCCCTGAGCACCTGGAAGTCATGACCAAAGCGGTCATTACCATTCACCGCGACTTTGGAGACCGGACCAATCGGAAACATGCCCGGCTGAAATATATCATCGAAGAGCGTGGAGTGGATTGGTTCCGTATTGAACTGGAGCAGCGAACGGGCATCAAGGTCGAACCCGCCCGGCCATTCCAGTTCACCAAACAAGGCGACTTGCTCGGTTGGAATCAGCAGACCAACGGCAACTTTTTCCTCGGGCTCTTCGTCGAGAATGGCCGCATCAAAGATTTCGACGGTTACCGCCTCAAGTCCGGTCTGCGACGAGTCATCGAACAGTTCAAGCCCGAGGTGCGCTTGACTCCGTCGCAAAACATTCTGCTGGTGAATGTGAAGCCGGAACAGCGCGCCGCAATTGAACAAACACTGGCCGAACATGGCGTTTCAGTGGCGAATCCATTCAGCCGCACGCGCCTGGCCTCGATGGCCTGCCCCGCCTTGCCTACGTGCGGCCTGGCGCTGGCAGAATCCGAACGAGTCCTGCCCGGCATTCTGACCCAGATCGAGCGGCTCCAAGCGGAATTAAACATTCCCCAAGAGGAACTCATTGTCCGGATGACCGGCTGCCCAAACGGCTGCGCCCGGCCTTACACGGCTGAGATCGCCTTTGTCGGCAAAGGGCCCAACAAATACCAGATTTATCTTGGCGGCAATGAGGCCAGCACCCGGCTCAACCGGGTCTATAAGGACTCCGTGAAGAGCGATGACCTCATCGCCGAAGTCCGAGCGGTGCTGGTCCGCTATCTTCAAGAGCGCCAGCCGGTCGAGCGGTTGGGTGATTTCTGCCGGCGTGTTATCTGGGCCGAACCGGCGCTGGCCGGCCAACCGGCGCATTAA